A segment of the Deinococcus roseus genome:
CGTAGGCGATGCTCTGGGCAATCTCTCCGAACAGGCGGGACAGGAAAGACCACATCACGGCCCCCAGAATCAGGGTGAGGGTCAGCCTGGGGTTGTTGGCCGCAATCCCGATCATCATGATGGTGGCGGCATTCACCACGTCGTAGACCGTGAACACCAGCACCCAGGAGGCGTACCTGCGGGTCAGGTTCCAGTCCCGGAAAACAAAGGCCCAGGCCGCCCTGAGTTCTTTCAGAATGCCTGTGGCAGGTTTGAGGGTGTTGTGCATTGGGGGCCTCCATGACTCCATGAAAAAGGGCGCACCTCAGGATGCGCCCGGTCTTGCTTAAAGGGTGAGGGTTTTGGGTTCGTAGCGGTAGCGCAAATTGGCGTAAGCCACTTCAAACCCGATGCGCTTGTAGAACTCCAGCGCGTGCTCGTTGCCGGTGTCCACACCCAGCTGGATGCGGTCCACGCCACGCTGTTTCAGCAGGTGGCAGGCCTGCCTCAGGGCAGTGCGGCCGTAACCCTTGCCCTGCATTTCCTGGATGGTGCCCAGCAGGTACACATGGCCGCCATCTTCCTGTTTGCCAATGGAGAAGTAGGCCACGGGCTTGCCGTGCACGAACAGGGCCTGCCAGTCTTCAGGATCAAAATCGGGTTCGCTGTACCAGCCTTCCACGGTTTTCAGGGTCATGGCAGAGAAGCCGTAGTGGGTTCTGAAAGCATTGTTGTGCAGGTTCAGGAATTCTGCAGCCTTGACGGTTCTGAAACTCCATCCTGCGGGCAGTTCGGGAGCAGTCATTTTGTGCAGCACTTCCCCTTGCAGGAACATGCGGTAGAAGGTGCGGGAGTGCACGTACCCCTGGGCAATCAATTTCTGAATCTCACGCTCGCGGGTGTGAGGCACACTGATCTCCAGCGGGATGTGCCGTGCATTGGATTGTTGTTTTGCAAAAGCGATCAAGTCGTCCTCCATGCTTTTTGGGGCCTGGGGGTGACAGTAGGGGTACATGCAAATGATCTGCGTTGCATTTTCGCGGTGGTAGCACTCCAGCAGTGCGGAGTCTTCCAGCACGTACACCTGTAATTCACCCGTGGTGAGGCTGTGCTCAAGTTCTTTGACCTTGACCGGTGTGTACCCGGTCCATCCATCTCGGCTGAGGTCCATGAGGTGCGCAATGTGGGGTGCGTCCTCCGGGGTGGCCGTTCTCACTGTTCTTCCTCGGAATTCAGTTCATCTCCGGTCAGTTCGATGAAGGCATCTTCCAGGGTCTTGCCGGGTCCCACTTTTGAAATCAGTTCTTCTGCGGTGCCTTCTGCCACAAATTTCCCGTTGTGAATGAAAGCGATGCGGTCACAGAGTCGTTCGGCTTCGGGCATGTCGTGGGTGGTGAGGATGATGGTGGCATCATGCACATCCCGCAGTTCCAGCACGAATTCCTGCACATCTCGCCGACTTTTGGGGTCCAGTCCGGTGGTGGGTTCATCCAGCAGCACCACAATCGGCGAGGCGAGGAAGGCTCTGGCGATGGCCACTTTCTGCTGCATGCCCCGGGACATCTCCTCAAGGGGCTCATAGAAGGCTTTTTCCCGCAAACCCAGACGTTTGAGAATGTCTAAGCTTTTTTGTTCGGCTTCTTTCTGTGGGAGGCCGTAAAGGCCCGCACTGTAAAGGAGGTTTTCTCTGGGGCTGAGCTTCTTGTAGAAGGCCGCGTCTACCGAAACACGGTTGAGCATCTTGCGAATTTTCGATTCATCTTTTTTGATGTCCAGCCCGAAGATTTTGACTGCTCCAGAATCCGGGATCAGCAGGGTGGAGATGGCGCGAATCAGGGTGCTTTTGCCGCTTCCGTTGGGCCCCAGGATCCCGTAGATCTCGCCACGCTGGACCTCGAAACTGATGTCATCCACTGCTGGAAAATGTTCGATTTTTGGTCGCAGCAAACTGCCACCCACCCGTTTGGAAAAACTCATTTTGAGGTTTTTGACGAAAATGGCGGTCTGGGTGGTGTCAATCATGGATGGGGTGTCCTTGCGGTCCAGCGTCAGCATTGTGCCCTCCGGTGAAAAAAGAAAACGCCCCTCGGTGGAAGCCGGGGGCGAAATACACATGGGTATGTCGGTTCGTGTCCGGCGCGTTCTTTCCTGGGTCTCCTTTACGGGACGTCAGGCGTGGTCCCGGTTGGGCCACGAACGCGCACGCAAAGGTCTTATTGACCTCGGTTATTTGGTTGGGTGAGTAATTGGACTTTAGCCATTTGCATCCCTCCTGTTTACGGGCAACCCTTGTGCGGGCAGGCCTTTTTATGGGCAGACTACGAATCTTGATTTGAGGTTAAAGGATTGAGAGGCCATACACAATAGGGTGTAGGTCATCATGCCTACGGCTTAAGGCAATCGGCGTAAGGTTTTCTTTTACTACTGTGGGACGGACATTACATACAAATTCAGACAAACCCAGAGGGATTTTGTGCCAGACTTCTGGTGTGACCCGCCTCTCTTTTTTGCTTCCCATCCTGCTGCTGGCTTCCTGTCAGGCCCAGAACGCTCCTGCAAAACAGCTGAATTTCAGGGATTTTCTGGGGGTGAATGCCCAGTTTCTGTGGTTTCAGAATTGCCCGGAGAATCCCCTGGCGTCTCCTGAACATCAGGTGGATCAATTGATGGAAAAAATGCAGGAACTGGGCCTCAAAAACTTCAGGATGGACTTGCACTGGAACCTTCTGGAGCCTGTGCAGGGTGCAGAAACCATTTTGCAGCACTGTCTGGACCCGGTCATGCAGCAAGCAAAATTGCACGGTCTGGATCCCCTGCTGTTTCTGACTGGATCGGCTGCTTTTTCCAGCAGTGGCCCTGCAGGAGACCCTTTCCCGGACCAGTCCCCTCCCAGAGATCCAGCAGATTACGCTCGGTTCCTGAAAAAGCTGGCCCTGCGCTATCCCGAGGTCAAACACTGGCAGGTGTGGAACGAACCCAATTTGCCCTCTTCCTGGAAAACAGGTGCTGCAGATCTGGTCCAGGGCTATGGAAAACTCCTGCAGACCAGCGTTCAGGCCCTCAAAAACCTGAACACCGAGGTGATGACCGCCGGGTTTGCGTACTGGAGTGAGCTGCCAGATGGTTCTTTCCTGCTGCAAAAATTGCAGGATCAGGGCTTTTTGAAAGACATCAAAACGGTGGCTTACCACCCCTACACTTTCACCCCGGAAGGCCTGACCGCCTACAGCACGGATCCCCATTTTTTCCTGAACCGCAGCAAAACAGTGAACGCAGCCCTGCAAAACCAGAACAAAACCGTATGGGCCACAGAGTTTGGCTGGTCCACCTATCCTGGACCTGTGGAGGAACAACCCCTAATCACCCCAGAGCAGCAGGCAGATTTCCTGCTCAAACGCATTGTGCTGTCTGCAGAGGCAGGTTTTGAACGCATTTACCTGTTCACCCTGACCGATCTGGATGCCAGGGCCTCCAGCAGGGATCAATTTTATGGTTTGCTGAACACTTCTGGAAAACCAAAGCCTGCTTTTACAGCACTGAAGCATTTTCTGCATGTCCTGAAGGGAGACTTTGAAGCCACCTCCTCTCCTTTGCCTGTCTCAGAACAGTTGCAAGCTTATGCCTGGCAGAACGATCAGCAAACAGTCATGGCTTTCTGGGGCATCCCACAGACCCTGAAATTGCCTTGGGAAGGTCGGGTGCTCGACCCACTGACAGGCAGGCTGGAGGCAACATCATCCCAGGTGCAAGTCCGCACAACATTGCAATTGCTTTTGTTGCCCCCTCCTTAAAGCCCTTTACCCTGCAAACTTTTCAGAGGCTTTTTGCTGATCGCCAACGGCTGATCGCTGACGGCTCCCGCCTCAAGAACAACCCCCTCAGGCGTTGCTTTGCCCTGCTGAACCACAAGATCAACTCATCCAGCCGGAATTGTGCATGATATTCTTGACCAAACGGTGAACAGAAAACCGTTAGACTCAGACGGAGTTGATCATGAAACGAACCCTCACTGTACTGATGGCCCTTGGTGGTGTGGCTGCGGCCAGCCCCAGCGCTTACGTTGAAAAAGCCTTTGAATTCGGATATGCCTACCCCTCCACAGCTTCTGTGGGTGTGGAATACCCCCTCACCCTGGATGTTCCGGTGGATGTGGGCCTGGAAAGCTCTTTCAGATACAACTTCCTGACCCAGAAATTTGGCGGCGAATTTGCAGCCAAAGCCCTGCTCTTCCCTTCTCTGGGTGTGGATCCACCCATGGCTGTTGCCTTCAGGGCAGATGTCAATGCAGGCACGGACGCCTGGGGCGTGCACATGGGACCCCTGGTGTCTTTTGACTTCACCGAATTCACCGTAAACGCTGGGCTTTATCCTGGTTTTGGCTCGGGCGGCTTTCAGCTGGGGTACCACGCTGGCCTGAGGTATTACTTCGACATGGAAAACAGCAGTTCTGTGGATCTGGCTTTCAGGAACAACACCTTTACCGTCAGTGCAAGATTTGGTTTCTAGTCCTCCCATGGCCCACAAGCGTCGCTTGAAACTTCGTGCAGGATGGTGGGGGGTGCTGCCCAGCGTGCTTTCCATGCTGGTTTTTGTGGGTTATCCCCTGTTGCAGGTGATCCAGTTCAGCACCCTGGACTGGGGCGGCACGGACGATGGGACTTTTGTGGGCATCAAAAATTACCTCAGCCTCTTTACAGATGCAGATTTTGGCCATAGCCTGCTGACCACCCTGGTGTTTGCCCTGATCACCCTGCCGCTGTTCATGGGGCTTTCCATCCTGGTGGCTGTGGAGATTGATGGCACCAAACTGGAACGGCTGGTCAAGGCCCTGATGTTCATGCCTGGACTGGTCACAGTGGCCGCCAGTGCGATTTCCTGGTATGTGCTGTTCTCCCCGGACTATGGGGTGCTCAGCGAACTCAGCCAGGGATCGCTGTCCCTGCCCTGGGGAGACCAGGGCTGGGCCGCGTTGCTGCTGATTGCCCTTTTCACCGTGTGGCAGAACCTGGGCTACGGCATTCTGGTGTTCTCTGCAGGCCTAAAAAGCATCCCCCATGAGGTCATTGAGGCTGCACGGGTGGATGGGGCACAGGAGAGCCAGATCAAACGCCACATCATCATTCCCCTGCTCAGGCCCAGCGTGGTGTTTCTGGGGGTGGTGGGTTCGCTGTACGCCCTGCAGTCTTATACAGCGGTGTTCCTGCTGACCCGTGGCGGTCCATTCGGCAGCACCCGCGTGATTGGCTACTACCTGTACGAAACGGCCTTTGAACGTTACCGTCTGGGCTACGCTGCAGCCATCAGTGTGCTGGTCCTGATCATCACCTTCACCTTTGCCGCATGGCAGGCCAGACGCCTGAAAGGCTCCTCATGAGGATCGGGCGCGTTTTCAGTGGAATCATCGTGGTGCTCACCATGATCCCGTTCCTCTGGCTGCTTTACAGCGCCTTTCTGTCTGCTGATGGGTTTTACAGCGGTCAGCCTCTGAAGATCAGTTTCAGCCTGGAAAACTTCAAATCCCTGGGTCAGGTGAACCTCTGGAAACCCCTGCTGTTCAGTTTGCTGGCCAGCAGCATCGTGGTGACCCTGCAGATCCTGACTTCCCTGCCTGCGGCCTACGCCATCCGGGCAGGAACCCCACTGCTGGGCCTGTACCTGTTCTTCTTCGCCATTCCTGCCGAACTGATGCTGGTTCCGCTGTATGGCCTGTTGCAGAAACTGCACCTGCTGAATTCCCCTCTGGCCCTGATTTTTCCGTTCATGGCCAGCCCTTTCATGGTGTTCCTGCTGTACCAGGGCATGCTGAAAATCCCCTGGGAGTACGTGGAAGCGGCCCGTCTGGACGGAGCCAGTGAGAGCCGCATCATGTTCCAGACCATGCTGCCCCTGCTGCTCCCCGAACTGGCCGCAGCCAGTGTGCTGGCTTTCGCAGGGCACTG
Coding sequences within it:
- a CDS encoding beta-xylosidase, with amino-acid sequence MTRLSFLLPILLLASCQAQNAPAKQLNFRDFLGVNAQFLWFQNCPENPLASPEHQVDQLMEKMQELGLKNFRMDLHWNLLEPVQGAETILQHCLDPVMQQAKLHGLDPLLFLTGSAAFSSSGPAGDPFPDQSPPRDPADYARFLKKLALRYPEVKHWQVWNEPNLPSSWKTGAADLVQGYGKLLQTSVQALKNLNTEVMTAGFAYWSELPDGSFLLQKLQDQGFLKDIKTVAYHPYTFTPEGLTAYSTDPHFFLNRSKTVNAALQNQNKTVWATEFGWSTYPGPVEEQPLITPEQQADFLLKRIVLSAEAGFERIYLFTLTDLDARASSRDQFYGLLNTSGKPKPAFTALKHFLHVLKGDFEATSSPLPVSEQLQAYAWQNDQQTVMAFWGIPQTLKLPWEGRVLDPLTGRLEATSSQVQVRTTLQLLLLPPP
- a CDS encoding GNAT family N-acetyltransferase: MDLSRDGWTGYTPVKVKELEHSLTTGELQVYVLEDSALLECYHRENATQIICMYPYCHPQAPKSMEDDLIAFAKQQSNARHIPLEISVPHTREREIQKLIAQGYVHSRTFYRMFLQGEVLHKMTAPELPAGWSFRTVKAAEFLNLHNNAFRTHYGFSAMTLKTVEGWYSEPDFDPEDWQALFVHGKPVAYFSIGKQEDGGHVYLLGTIQEMQGKGYGRTALRQACHLLKQRGVDRIQLGVDTGNEHALEFYKRIGFEVAYANLRYRYEPKTLTL
- a CDS encoding carbohydrate ABC transporter permease, with amino-acid sequence MAHKRRLKLRAGWWGVLPSVLSMLVFVGYPLLQVIQFSTLDWGGTDDGTFVGIKNYLSLFTDADFGHSLLTTLVFALITLPLFMGLSILVAVEIDGTKLERLVKALMFMPGLVTVAASAISWYVLFSPDYGVLSELSQGSLSLPWGDQGWAALLLIALFTVWQNLGYGILVFSAGLKSIPHEVIEAARVDGAQESQIKRHIIIPLLRPSVVFLGVVGSLYALQSYTAVFLLTRGGPFGSTRVIGYYLYETAFERYRLGYAAAISVLVLIITFTFAAWQARRLKGSS
- a CDS encoding ABC transporter ATP-binding protein gives rise to the protein MLTLDRKDTPSMIDTTQTAIFVKNLKMSFSKRVGGSLLRPKIEHFPAVDDISFEVQRGEIYGILGPNGSGKSTLIRAISTLLIPDSGAVKIFGLDIKKDESKIRKMLNRVSVDAAFYKKLSPRENLLYSAGLYGLPQKEAEQKSLDILKRLGLREKAFYEPLEEMSRGMQQKVAIARAFLASPIVVLLDEPTTGLDPKSRRDVQEFVLELRDVHDATIILTTHDMPEAERLCDRIAFIHNGKFVAEGTAEELISKVGPGKTLEDAFIELTGDELNSEEEQ
- a CDS encoding carbohydrate ABC transporter permease: MIPFLWLLYSAFLSADGFYSGQPLKISFSLENFKSLGQVNLWKPLLFSLLASSIVVTLQILTSLPAAYAIRAGTPLLGLYLFFFAIPAELMLVPLYGLLQKLHLLNSPLALIFPFMASPFMVFLLYQGMLKIPWEYVEAARLDGASESRIMFQTMLPLLLPELAAASVLAFAGHWNLVLYPKVVLSQDFPTIQVALSELMRATSNNWGVLGAAALVTSLPIILLYGVFERYVVKTFQGGLK